TATTTAGCAGCACTAATTGCCTTACGTACGCTTCCGTGTTTTTCAAGCAATTCTGCTGCTACCGTCCTGTTCAAGCCGGTTTCTTTCATGATAATATTGATGCCGCGATTATAAAGCTTATGGTTGGTAAACTGCATGTCAACCATCTTGTTTCCTTTAACCCTTCCCAGCTGAATCATAACAGAGGTGCTAAGCATATTCAAAACAAGCTTTTGTGCTGTTCCGGCCTTCATGCGTGTGGAACCTGAGACAAACTCAGGCCCAACGACAACCTCTATAGGGTAGTTGGCAAGAGCAGCAACCGGACTACCAATATTGCAAACAATGCATCCGGTTGAAATACCCACATTGTTAGCAGTTTGCAGTCCGCCAATTACGTAAGGTGTTGTTCCTGAAGCAGCAATACCAACAACCACATCCTTCTCGTTAATATCATACTCCAAAAGATCTTTCCAAGCTTGCTCGATATTATCCTCAGCAAATTCAACCGCTTTACGAATTGCTTTATCTCCTCCGGCAATAATTCCTATAACCAAATCAAACGGAACACCAAATGTTGGAGGGCATTCAGATGCGTCAAGAACGCCTAAACGCCCACTGGTACCCGCTCCAATATAAAACAGACGCCCTCCTTCCTTCATCTTTTGAGCGGTAACAGTTGCAAGCTTTTCAATTTGAGGAATTACCTTACCCACAGCATCTGGCACTGACCTGTCCTCATTATTGATATTAACCATGATATCGCGCATGGTCATTTTTTCCAAATGATTGTAATTTGAATCTTTCTCTGTCGTCAACTCCATTGCTTTACTATTAAGATTTCGTAATTAATCGTTTAAAATTCTTTATTTCAGTTCACTAAGGAACGGTAAATCACTTCCTGTATATCAGGACGAACATTCAGCTTACCCAAATTATTATTATCTCCTCCATCAGGGCAAACTCTGTTCGATAAGAAAATGTATAACAAATCATATTTTGGATCGGCCCATACACAAATGCCCGTAAAACCTGTATGCCCGTAGGTTAACGGTGATACACTTAACGATGGATAGGGAGCTTTACTGGTGGCATTGTCCTTTTCAGGTTTATCAAACCCTAATCCTCTTCTGCTGATCTCACTTTGATATGAAGTGAATAAATCAATTGTCGATTTTTTAAGGTATCGTATGCCATTTAGCTCGCCTCCATTTAACAGCATTTGGTAAACCTGTGCCAAATCATAAGCGTTACTGAACAATCCGGCATGACCGGCAACGCCACCGAACATAGCTGCTCCGGGATCATGAACATCACCTCTTAATTGTTGCAAACGGAAATACTTTTCCTTCTCGGTTGGAGCAATAACCTCTACAGGAAAGTGCTGCAATGGCGAAAATGAAGTACTCGTCATACCCATTGGCAGATAAAACGTATTGCGGACATAATCACTTAGCGATTGCTTAGTAATACTGGCAACAATTTCACCCAGTAGAATAAAATCATTATCACTGTAGATGTACTTACCTGCCACACCAAGTTTACTGTTATCAACTCTACTATAGATAGTATCTAAAT
Above is a window of Solitalea lacus DNA encoding:
- the murQ gene encoding N-acetylmuramic acid 6-phosphate etherase, whose product is MELTTEKDSNYNHLEKMTMRDIMVNINNEDRSVPDAVGKVIPQIEKLATVTAQKMKEGGRLFYIGAGTSGRLGVLDASECPPTFGVPFDLVIGIIAGGDKAIRKAVEFAEDNIEQAWKDLLEYDINEKDVVVGIAASGTTPYVIGGLQTANNVGISTGCIVCNIGSPVAALANYPIEVVVGPEFVSGSTRMKAGTAQKLVLNMLSTSVMIQLGRVKGNKMVDMQFTNHKLYNRGINIIMKETGLNRTVAAELLEKHGSVRKAISAAK